The proteins below come from a single Syntrophales bacterium genomic window:
- a CDS encoding LL-diaminopimelate aminotransferase → MQIADRLKKIPPYLFVELRKKIARAKDDGVDVISLAIGDPVESTPDPIIDELCLRARDPENHRYPTDEEKGMFAFRQEVARWYSSRYGVSLNPGDEILGLIGSKEGCHHFILACINPGDVVLMTDPGYPAYRASILMGGGESYSMPILVENGYLPVFEDIQPHILKKARAMFLNYPNNPTGACATMAFFDRVVKFARAHDIAVCYDNPYSEIVFDDQERLSFLMAEGAKEVGVELNSLSKPYNMTGWRIGMALGNPEIIAAMSKVKENTDSGIFNPIQYAAIHALRYEGAAIEHMLSIYARRREMVLATLSRIEITFDPPKGTFYLWVPTPPGMSSLEFTNHLFEKTAVVVAAGTAYGQYGEGYIRISLTVPDDRLREAMARIEREFG, encoded by the coding sequence TTGCAGATAGCCGACCGCTTGAAGAAAATCCCCCCCTACCTTTTTGTGGAGCTGAGAAAAAAAATAGCCCGGGCAAAGGACGATGGTGTAGACGTGATCAGTCTTGCCATCGGTGATCCCGTGGAGTCAACACCCGACCCCATTATTGATGAACTCTGCCTCAGGGCAAGAGATCCGGAAAATCACCGTTATCCCACGGATGAAGAAAAGGGGATGTTTGCCTTCCGGCAGGAGGTTGCCCGCTGGTACAGCAGTCGCTATGGTGTATCCCTGAATCCCGGGGACGAAATTTTAGGACTCATCGGCTCCAAGGAGGGTTGTCACCACTTTATTCTGGCCTGTATCAATCCGGGGGATGTGGTCCTGATGACAGACCCCGGATACCCCGCCTACCGGGCAAGTATCCTGATGGGAGGGGGAGAGTCTTACTCCATGCCGATCCTGGTGGAAAACGGTTATCTCCCCGTTTTTGAGGACATCCAGCCTCATATCCTGAAAAAGGCGCGGGCGATGTTTCTCAACTACCCCAATAATCCAACCGGCGCCTGCGCTACCATGGCGTTTTTTGACCGTGTGGTAAAGTTTGCCAGAGCGCATGATATTGCCGTCTGTTACGACAATCCATACAGTGAAATCGTCTTTGATGATCAGGAAAGATTAAGTTTCTTAATGGCCGAGGGGGCAAAAGAAGTGGGGGTGGAGTTAAATTCCCTGTCCAAGCCCTACAATATGACAGGCTGGCGGATCGGTATGGCGCTCGGGAACCCCGAAATCATTGCAGCAATGAGTAAGGTGAAGGAGAATACCGATTCTGGCATTTTTAATCCCATCCAGTACGCAGCCATCCATGCCCTGAGATATGAAGGGGCGGCCATAGAACACATGTTGAGTATCTATGCACGCAGGCGGGAAATGGTCCTGGCAACCCTCAGCCGTATCGAGATTACCTTTGATCCCCCCAAAGGGACCTTCTACCTCTGGGTACCGACACCGCCTGGTATGAGTTCCCTCGAATTTACCAATCATCTGTTTGAAAAAACAGCCGTTGTCGTCGCTGCAGGTACAGCCTACGGCCAGTACGGAGAGGGTTACATCCGGATATCCCTTACCGTCCCCGATGACAGGCTCAGGGAAGCGATGGCCCGGATTGAGAGAGAATTCGGTTAG
- a CDS encoding O-acetyl-ADP-ribose deacetylase yields the protein MEVKIGKGTLALVEGDITHEETDAIVNAANSRLMGGAGVDGAIHRAGGPSIMAECRKIGGCPTGQAVITTGENLKARYVIHTVGPIYQNGTKGEADLLRSAYLSSLKLASAKGLKSIAFPAISTGAYAYPLSEAAHIALKAAIDYLREHSDIELIRFVLFGRKTYDTFREELRKLI from the coding sequence ATGGAAGTAAAGATCGGTAAAGGGACATTGGCCCTTGTGGAAGGGGATATTACCCATGAGGAAACAGATGCTATCGTAAACGCTGCCAATTCGAGACTCATGGGAGGTGCCGGTGTTGATGGCGCTATACATCGCGCCGGGGGGCCTTCCATTATGGCGGAATGTCGAAAAATCGGGGGTTGTCCCACAGGTCAGGCTGTCATTACAACAGGTGAGAATCTCAAGGCAAGATACGTCATCCACACCGTTGGTCCCATTTATCAGAACGGGACAAAAGGTGAGGCAGACCTCTTGAGAAGTGCCTATCTTTCAAGCCTTAAACTCGCTTCGGCGAAGGGACTGAAAAGTATTGCCTTCCCGGCGATAAGCACGGGAGCTTACGCCTATCCATTGAGTGAGGCGGCACACATTGCCCTCAAGGCAGCCATAGATTACCTCAGAGAACACAGCGATATTGAGCTTATTCGCTTCGTCCTCTTTGGCCGCAAGACCTATGACACTTTTAGGGAAGAACTGAGAAAACTTATATAA
- the mlaD gene encoding outer membrane lipid asymmetry maintenance protein MlaD produces the protein MKRFNLEFQVGIFFLVGIACLAYLSVKLGKLDITGGKGTVLYAVFTNVGGLKDGAEVQIAGVNIGRVKGIVLDDYQARVKLQITSNVQIQDDAIAAIKTKGLVGEKYIEITPGSSDTIISAGGKIQETLAPFDLEKTISKFIFGKVSDGEKEKE, from the coding sequence ATGAAAAGATTTAACCTGGAGTTTCAGGTGGGGATATTTTTCCTTGTAGGTATCGCCTGCCTGGCTTATCTCTCTGTTAAATTGGGAAAACTTGATATCACGGGCGGTAAAGGAACGGTTCTCTACGCAGTGTTTACCAATGTGGGAGGTCTCAAGGACGGGGCGGAAGTCCAGATCGCCGGGGTAAACATCGGCAGGGTCAAGGGAATTGTCCTTGATGATTATCAGGCCAGGGTAAAGCTCCAGATCACGTCCAACGTCCAGATACAAGACGACGCCATTGCCGCGATAAAAACCAAGGGACTGGTCGGTGAAAAGTATATAGAAATAACACCCGGCAGTTCGGATACCATAATTTCCGCTGGAGGTAAAATCCAGGAAACGCTTGCTCCCTTTGACCTTGAAAAAACCATCTCCAAATTTATTTTTGGAAAGGTGTCCGACGGGGAGAAAGAGAAAGAGTGA
- a CDS encoding VacJ family lipoprotein, with product MKQLDFLKLLTGAAILVLFASIFPQYAQSSPPQEDVLVEATEGGREDVQRTEAVADPPQTEAQQDVESVETPDKNTAPEVKTSDTAKAETPSAVKSGETADEGAEEVGEEEEIEREIEIIPDPLKSFNHLMFRFNDKLYFYFLKPIARGYKAVLPEKVRLSVRNALSNIATPVRFINCTLQGKLKSAGTELARFLVNTTWGVLGLFDPAKNYFHLEKAQEDFGQTLGKYGIKEGFYIIWPFFGPSNVRDTIGMAGDFFADPLFYINPRTDLGFVEVNTTYPTIGTATDKLNETSLTLGTYEEFKESAIDPYVSTRNAYFEYRRNQIKK from the coding sequence GTGAAGCAATTGGACTTTCTCAAGCTGCTAACCGGGGCGGCAATATTGGTTCTTTTTGCCTCTATTTTCCCCCAGTATGCCCAATCATCGCCTCCCCAGGAAGATGTTTTGGTCGAGGCAACAGAGGGGGGCAGGGAAGATGTCCAGAGGACGGAAGCTGTTGCCGATCCACCTCAAACTGAGGCACAGCAGGATGTTGAAAGTGTTGAAACCCCCGATAAAAACACCGCGCCAGAGGTAAAAACTTCCGATACTGCGAAAGCTGAAACCCCGTCGGCTGTAAAATCTGGGGAAACCGCTGATGAAGGCGCAGAAGAGGTAGGGGAAGAGGAGGAAATAGAAAGGGAGATAGAAATTATCCCCGATCCTTTAAAATCATTTAATCATCTTATGTTCCGGTTCAATGACAAGCTATATTTCTATTTTTTAAAGCCCATTGCCAGGGGTTATAAGGCCGTTTTACCGGAAAAGGTAAGATTGTCCGTGCGGAATGCGCTTTCAAACATTGCCACACCTGTGCGTTTCATAAATTGTACACTCCAGGGAAAGTTGAAAAGCGCGGGGACTGAACTGGCCAGGTTTCTCGTCAATACAACGTGGGGGGTATTAGGTCTCTTTGATCCGGCCAAAAACTATTTCCATCTGGAAAAAGCCCAGGAGGACTTTGGCCAAACTTTAGGTAAGTATGGCATAAAAGAGGGATTTTATATTATTTGGCCATTCTTTGGACCTTCTAATGTTCGGGATACGATCGGTATGGCGGGTGATTTTTTTGCCGATCCCTTATTTTATATAAATCCTCGTACGGATCTGGGATTTGTTGAGGTGAACACAACTTACCCCACCATCGGAACCGCGACAGACAAACTCAATGAAACTTCCTTAACGCTCGGTACGTATGAGGAATTTAAGGAGTCTGCCATTGATCCTTATGTTTCCACGCGTAATGCCTACTTCGAATATCGAAGAAACCAGATAAAGAAGTAA
- a CDS encoding cobalamin B12-binding domain-containing protein produces MSRKIRVLLAKPGLDGHDRGVKVIARALRDAGMEVIYTGIRQTPEQIANAAIQEGVDIVGLSCLSGAHNHLFPKVTQVLKEKGAEDIPVMGGGIIPGEDISELKKAGIRVIFQPGTSTEDIIKYIAETVRLS; encoded by the coding sequence ATGTCTCGAAAGATTCGTGTGCTTCTTGCAAAACCGGGATTGGATGGTCACGACAGGGGGGTGAAGGTTATTGCCCGTGCTCTAAGAGACGCAGGGATGGAGGTGATCTACACGGGAATCCGTCAGACCCCTGAACAGATTGCAAATGCTGCTATTCAGGAGGGAGTTGATATTGTAGGCCTTTCCTGTCTCTCTGGCGCCCACAATCACCTCTTCCCAAAGGTGACCCAGGTTCTAAAAGAAAAAGGGGCCGAGGATATTCCCGTCATGGGGGGAGGCATCATCCCGGGTGAGGATATTTCAGAATTAAAAAAAGCTGGAATCAGGGTGATATTTCAACCAGGTACATCTACGGAAGATATCATTAAATACATCGCCGAAACTGTGAGGCTATCCTGA
- the dapF gene encoding diaminopimelate epimerase, whose product MAIEFFKMSGSGNDFILIDNRDCSLAVENLERFARTICERKVSVGADGLIIIENSDRTDFRWRFFNADGSEVEMCGNGGRCAARFASIKGIAKEKMSFETVAGLIDAEVKGDTVKLRLTDPYHLRIDYPIIIEDRSFEVNSINTGVPHVAHFVHDLDHYDVFHIGRMIRYHPQYQPEGTNANFVEVVDGHTIKIRTYERGVEDETLACGTGAVASALISSSKGLIESPVEVSVRSGEILKVYFERTEGGFENIYLEGKTKIVYQGLLWEEKS is encoded by the coding sequence ATGGCGATTGAATTCTTTAAAATGAGTGGTAGCGGAAATGATTTCATCCTGATTGACAACAGAGACTGCTCCTTAGCCGTAGAGAACTTGGAAAGATTTGCTAGAACCATCTGCGAGAGAAAAGTCTCTGTGGGAGCAGATGGTTTGATTATCATCGAGAATTCTGACAGGACCGATTTTCGCTGGAGGTTTTTCAACGCTGATGGCAGCGAGGTGGAAATGTGCGGTAATGGAGGGCGATGTGCCGCCCGTTTCGCCAGCATCAAAGGTATCGCTAAAGAAAAGATGTCCTTTGAAACCGTGGCTGGCCTCATTGATGCCGAGGTAAAGGGCGATACGGTCAAGCTGAGATTAACCGACCCGTATCATTTACGGATAGATTATCCGATCATCATCGAGGATCGGTCATTCGAAGTGAACAGTATCAATACTGGCGTTCCCCATGTGGCGCATTTTGTCCATGACCTTGATCACTACGACGTGTTTCATATTGGCCGGATGATTCGCTACCACCCCCAGTATCAGCCCGAGGGGACGAATGCAAATTTTGTAGAGGTAGTTGACGGGCATACCATCAAGATTAGAACATATGAAAGGGGTGTGGAGGATGAGACCCTGGCCTGCGGCACCGGTGCCGTCGCCTCGGCCCTGATATCTTCCTCAAAGGGGTTGATCGAATCACCCGTAGAAGTCAGTGTAAGGAGTGGGGAGATACTTAAAGTTTACTTTGAAAGGACAGAAGGGGGATTCGAAAATATCTATCTCGAAGGTAAAACAAAAATAGTCTATCAGGGTCTCCTCTGGGAAGAAAAGTCATAA
- a CDS encoding DUF933 domain-containing protein: protein MEIGILGLPRSGKSTLFEIMTGVKSHDRHDESCVRGLATVPDERFNHLVDVFCPAKASPAKVLFIDVNAVGEGAWNSLRQNLSGTDGLLHVVDGFSTPDVQEVVKRYRKLEDELILSDLLIVENRLERLDRMSKKAIHPQDASQYQLLQRLKEQLEGGKAIREYGLTTDEIRSLRSFSFWTISPELVVINTREDNPFADSFQAQANLSVPVIGICCPIEKEIASLPPAEQREYLSVMGIEEPAFKHIIRMAFSLLGCISFFTVAGDEVKSWMILAGSKALKAAGTIHKDFERGFIKAEVVSYDDFVTRGSSLSGARATGKLRLEGKDYIVKDGDIITFRFNV, encoded by the coding sequence TTGGAAATAGGAATTCTGGGACTTCCCCGGAGCGGAAAGAGCACCTTGTTCGAAATCATGACTGGCGTAAAAAGCCATGACAGGCATGATGAATCATGTGTCCGCGGCCTGGCAACAGTCCCCGATGAGCGTTTCAACCATCTCGTTGATGTCTTCTGTCCGGCAAAGGCGTCTCCTGCCAAAGTGCTATTTATTGACGTCAATGCGGTGGGTGAGGGCGCCTGGAATTCGCTACGTCAGAACTTAAGCGGCACCGACGGCTTACTCCACGTGGTGGATGGATTTTCTACCCCCGATGTCCAGGAAGTTGTGAAGCGATACCGAAAGCTTGAGGATGAACTGATATTATCCGATCTTTTAATCGTGGAAAACCGCTTGGAGAGGCTGGACAGGATGTCGAAAAAGGCCATCCATCCACAGGATGCCTCCCAGTATCAGCTCCTCCAGAGGTTGAAAGAGCAACTCGAAGGGGGGAAAGCGATCCGGGAATACGGTCTCACCACTGACGAGATCCGTTCCCTGCGGAGCTTTTCCTTCTGGACGATCTCTCCTGAGCTGGTGGTCATCAACACGCGAGAGGACAACCCATTTGCCGATAGCTTTCAGGCGCAGGCGAACCTTTCTGTACCTGTTATCGGCATCTGCTGCCCGATCGAAAAGGAGATTGCCTCTCTGCCACCGGCGGAGCAGAGAGAGTACCTCTCCGTCATGGGTATCGAGGAGCCGGCGTTCAAGCACATTATCCGCATGGCATTTTCGCTACTTGGGTGTATTTCCTTCTTTACCGTTGCCGGGGATGAGGTGAAATCATGGATGATACTGGCCGGCTCAAAGGCTCTGAAAGCTGCGGGGACCATCCATAAGGATTTTGAACGGGGATTCATCAAGGCCGAAGTGGTGAGCTATGATGACTTCGTGACCCGCGGTAGTTCGCTTTCCGGCGCCAGGGCCACCGGCAAGCTCCGGCTGGAAGGAAAAGATTACATCGTCAAAGACGGTGACATTATCACCTTCAGATTCAATGTGTAA
- a CDS encoding methylmalonyl-CoA mutase family protein, producing MGKNIREDQERWEKTTLNKVLTKAKEREAVFKTTSQIEMERLYTSLDTDDTDYCRDLGFPGEYPFTRGVQPTMYRGRFWTMRQYAGFATAEETNKRYKYLLDHGQTGLSVAFDLPTQIGYDSDHPLARGEVGKVGVAIDTLKDMEILFDGIPLDKVSTSMTINSTAAILLAMYIGVAEKQGVKAEVLQGTIQNDILKEYAARGTHIFPPLPSMRIITDIFAYCKDHIPRWNTISISGYHIREAGSSAVQEVAFTLTDGIAYVEAAIKAGLDVDSFASRLSFFFNSHNNFLEEIAKFRAARRLWAKIMRERFGAKRDESCMLRFHTQTAGCTLTAQQPDNNVVRVAFQALAAVLGGTQSLHTNSRDEAFALPSEDAVTIALRTQQVIAYESGVADMVDPLGGSYALEVLTNEIEKKAMEYIEKIDSMGGAIKAIEAGYIQQEIGDSAYQYQKEIEAKKRIIVGVNQFQVKEEPLQNILRVSPEVEKYQREKLSRIKKERDQGKVKDALAVLKKTAEGTENLLPPILEAVNAYASLGEISDTLREVFGEYRES from the coding sequence ATGGGAAAAAACATTCGAGAAGACCAGGAACGCTGGGAAAAGACAACGCTGAATAAAGTCCTCACAAAGGCAAAGGAGAGAGAGGCTGTATTTAAAACTACTTCTCAGATCGAGATGGAGCGATTATATACGTCCCTTGATACGGATGATACTGACTACTGCCGTGATCTGGGATTCCCCGGGGAATACCCATTCACCCGAGGGGTACAGCCTACGATGTACCGGGGCCGCTTCTGGACGATGCGGCAGTATGCGGGGTTTGCCACAGCGGAGGAGACAAACAAACGTTACAAGTATCTTCTTGACCACGGACAGACAGGCTTAAGCGTGGCCTTCGACCTCCCCACGCAGATCGGATACGATTCCGATCATCCTCTCGCTAGAGGGGAAGTGGGAAAGGTCGGTGTTGCCATTGATACCTTGAAAGATATGGAGATCCTCTTCGACGGCATCCCCCTCGATAAGGTTTCGACTTCAATGACGATCAACTCCACCGCGGCCATCCTCCTGGCGATGTACATCGGCGTGGCGGAAAAACAGGGGGTCAAGGCGGAAGTTTTACAGGGAACGATCCAGAACGATATCCTCAAAGAATATGCCGCCCGAGGGACACACATCTTCCCGCCCCTTCCCTCGATGCGTATTATCACAGACATCTTCGCTTATTGTAAGGACCACATCCCCCGGTGGAATACCATCAGCATCAGCGGTTATCACATACGCGAGGCGGGTTCCTCCGCTGTTCAGGAAGTGGCCTTCACCCTAACAGATGGCATCGCCTACGTGGAGGCGGCTATAAAGGCGGGTCTTGATGTAGATTCCTTTGCCTCCAGGCTCTCTTTCTTTTTCAACTCTCACAACAATTTCCTCGAAGAAATTGCCAAATTCAGGGCAGCCCGAAGACTCTGGGCAAAAATCATGAGAGAGCGCTTTGGGGCAAAAAGGGACGAATCATGTATGTTAAGATTTCATACCCAGACGGCGGGCTGTACACTCACGGCACAGCAACCCGATAACAATGTAGTGCGGGTTGCCTTTCAGGCCCTGGCTGCCGTGTTAGGCGGAACACAGTCGCTTCACACCAATTCAAGAGATGAAGCTTTCGCTTTGCCCTCTGAAGACGCTGTGACGATTGCTCTGAGAACACAGCAAGTCATTGCCTATGAGAGTGGCGTTGCCGATATGGTGGATCCCCTGGGAGGCTCCTATGCCCTGGAAGTCCTCACAAATGAAATAGAGAAAAAAGCTATGGAATATATCGAAAAGATAGACAGCATGGGCGGCGCCATAAAAGCCATCGAAGCAGGTTACATCCAACAAGAGATTGGAGATAGCGCTTATCAATATCAGAAAGAGATCGAAGCAAAGAAACGGATTATCGTTGGGGTCAACCAATTCCAGGTGAAGGAAGAACCCCTCCAGAATATCCTCCGTGTCAGTCCTGAAGTGGAGAAATACCAGCGGGAAAAGCTCTCCAGAATAAAGAAGGAAAGGGACCAGGGCAAGGTAAAGGATGCCTTGGCTGTTCTCAAGAAAACAGCCGAAGGAACGGAAAATCTGCTTCCTCCTATCTTAGAGGCGGTCAATGCCTACGCCTCCCTGGGAGAGATTTCAGATACTTTGAGAGAGGTCTTTGGGGAGTACAGGGAAAGCTAA
- a CDS encoding ABC transporter substrate-binding protein → MKITKYLFVGLITLLISLALVVSSWATGPTEQIKAKADLVVKILNDPALQNRKEKRKELVMDIVEDMIDWQEVSKRALALHWKKRTPQEKEEFINLFRDLLKRSYSEKLDIYSGEQIVYENETIDGNRAVVKTKVINKKKGTEATVEYRMLKKGEQWLAYDMVIEGISAVNNYRVQFNEIIASSSYDALVKKMKN, encoded by the coding sequence ATGAAAATTACAAAATATCTTTTTGTTGGCCTGATCACGCTTTTAATATCTCTGGCGCTGGTGGTTTCTTCCTGGGCAACAGGTCCAACAGAACAGATCAAGGCAAAAGCCGATCTGGTCGTGAAGATTTTAAATGATCCCGCCTTGCAGAACAGAAAAGAAAAACGCAAAGAATTGGTAATGGATATCGTTGAGGACATGATTGACTGGCAGGAAGTCTCCAAGAGGGCGCTGGCATTGCACTGGAAAAAACGGACCCCCCAGGAAAAAGAGGAATTCATTAATTTATTCCGTGATCTCTTGAAACGATCCTACAGCGAGAAACTGGATATCTATTCAGGTGAGCAAATTGTCTATGAAAATGAAACCATTGATGGGAATCGGGCTGTCGTCAAGACCAAGGTCATCAACAAGAAAAAGGGAACGGAAGCCACAGTAGAGTACCGTATGCTCAAAAAAGGAGAGCAGTGGCTTGCCTATGATATGGTTATTGAAGGAATAAGTGCGGTAAACAATTACCGAGTCCAATTCAATGAGATCATCGCTTCTTCATCTTATGACGCATTGGTCAAGAAGATGAAAAACTAA
- a CDS encoding MlaE family lipid ABC transporter permease subunit, with translation MVNLIQRLGNFVITFVEKLGKTGVFLGTAIFWTFIPPLKIGRIIKQISFIGVKSSFIVILTGSFTGMVLTLQTYYGMEKFGAEALLGPTVALALIRELGPVLSALMVTGRAGSAIAAEIGIMRITEQIDALEVMALNPYRYLIVPNILAGIITFPLLASIFNVVGILGGYLVGVKLLGVSQGAYFGEMVNFLDMKDITIGLYKSLSFGLIVTWICCYQGFTTSYGAEGVSKATTGAVVTSSVLILVWDYFLTSVLL, from the coding sequence ATGGTTAATCTGATTCAAAGATTGGGAAATTTTGTCATTACGTTTGTGGAAAAGCTGGGGAAAACGGGTGTTTTTCTGGGAACAGCAATTTTCTGGACCTTCATCCCTCCCCTGAAGATTGGAAGGATCATCAAGCAGATCAGCTTTATCGGTGTAAAATCTTCTTTCATCGTAATCCTTACGGGGAGTTTCACAGGGATGGTTCTGACACTGCAAACGTATTACGGGATGGAGAAATTCGGTGCGGAAGCCCTCCTTGGTCCGACCGTCGCTCTTGCGCTGATTAGGGAACTGGGGCCGGTCCTCTCAGCTTTAATGGTAACGGGGAGGGCGGGATCAGCCATAGCAGCAGAAATAGGAATTATGAGAATCACCGAGCAGATTGACGCCCTGGAAGTCATGGCCCTGAATCCTTACCGGTACCTGATTGTTCCCAACATCCTGGCCGGGATCATCACTTTTCCTCTACTGGCCTCCATCTTCAATGTGGTGGGAATTCTGGGAGGTTATCTGGTAGGCGTTAAACTTCTCGGTGTCAGTCAAGGTGCTTATTTTGGAGAAATGGTCAACTTTCTCGACATGAAAGATATTACCATTGGACTATACAAATCGTTGAGTTTCGGATTAATCGTAACCTGGATATGCTGCTATCAGGGATTTACGACAAGTTACGGCGCGGAGGGAGTCAGCAAGGCCACTACCGGCGCAGTGGTTACCTCCTCCGTACTGATCCTCGTATGGGATTATTTCCTGACATCGGTGTTACTCTAA
- a CDS encoding SDR family oxidoreductase, with protein MSNITYGLEDMVTVVTGGSRGIGLEITRHLLREKAKVVICGRKQEGLDAAVSHLGGGDNLLAVQAHIVKESDVENLFDTTVERYDKLDILINNVGMNLPTKSVVDTELPVWNKILEGNLTGTFLCSRKAAGIMKKNKHGKIVNISSLAGTKASPGMGIYGIAKAGVEMLTKVLAVELAPFNIQVNAVAPGLVRTAFSKPFWSNQTIYEQIIKSIPAGRIAEPADVVYPVLFLCSHHSDYITGHTIVVSGGSAAM; from the coding sequence ATGAGCAACATTACGTACGGTCTTGAAGACATGGTTACCGTTGTGACGGGGGGAAGCCGGGGGATTGGCCTGGAAATAACGAGGCATCTCCTCCGGGAAAAGGCGAAGGTTGTTATCTGTGGCAGAAAACAGGAAGGTCTTGATGCCGCCGTTTCTCACTTAGGTGGCGGGGATAATCTTCTCGCTGTTCAGGCCCACATCGTCAAAGAGAGTGATGTCGAAAATCTCTTTGATACCACTGTCGAACGCTATGACAAACTGGATATCCTGATTAATAACGTAGGGATGAACCTGCCGACCAAATCCGTTGTGGATACAGAGCTTCCCGTGTGGAACAAAATTCTTGAGGGGAATCTCACCGGGACATTCCTCTGTTCCCGAAAGGCAGCAGGAATTATGAAAAAAAACAAGCATGGAAAGATAGTCAACATTTCATCCCTCGCCGGGACTAAGGCCTCACCTGGTATGGGGATTTATGGAATTGCGAAAGCGGGTGTCGAGATGCTGACCAAGGTCCTGGCCGTTGAGCTTGCACCTTTCAATATCCAGGTCAACGCAGTGGCGCCGGGTCTGGTAAGAACAGCGTTCAGCAAGCCCTTCTGGTCTAACCAGACTATCTACGAGCAGATTATCAAATCCATTCCCGCGGGGCGTATTGCCGAGCCAGCAGATGTGGTTTACCCTGTTCTGTTTTTGTGTTCCCATCATTCAGACTATATTACGGGGCACACGATTGTGGTAAGTGGAGGTTCTGCAGCTATGTAA
- a CDS encoding ATP-binding cassette domain-containing protein, whose translation MIEVIDLHKSLNGTEVLKGITFKVGKGEILALIGKSGHGKSVLLKHVVGLMRAECGKVLINGEDIGQSRGPAREQLRKKIGFLFQGGALFDSVNVFDNVAFPLREKTRLRKDKIGERVLFELAQVGLLEVESKFPAELSGGMKKRVALARCLIMDPEIMLFDEPTTGLDPATARSINKLIRETHERLKFTGIIITHDIYQILAIVQKIAILNEGKIEVIGTPAEIKTSADPLVRQFFQEIPLEPL comes from the coding sequence ATGATCGAAGTAATTGATCTCCATAAGTCATTAAATGGCACTGAGGTGTTAAAAGGGATCACTTTCAAGGTGGGAAAAGGAGAAATCCTGGCCTTGATCGGTAAAAGTGGTCATGGAAAATCTGTTTTATTAAAGCACGTTGTCGGCCTCATGAGGGCTGAATGTGGTAAGGTCCTCATTAACGGAGAGGATATTGGTCAAAGCCGCGGGCCAGCGAGAGAGCAACTGCGAAAAAAAATCGGTTTTCTTTTCCAGGGAGGGGCGCTCTTTGATTCTGTAAATGTGTTTGACAATGTAGCCTTTCCCCTGCGAGAAAAAACCCGCCTGAGAAAAGATAAAATAGGAGAAAGGGTTCTCTTTGAATTAGCCCAGGTCGGTTTATTGGAGGTGGAGAGTAAATTTCCCGCCGAGTTAAGCGGGGGAATGAAAAAAAGGGTGGCCCTTGCCCGTTGCCTCATCATGGACCCGGAGATTATGCTCTTCGATGAACCGACAACCGGCCTTGATCCTGCAACAGCCAGGTCTATAAACAAGCTTATCAGGGAAACCCATGAGCGGCTGAAATTCACCGGTATTATCATTACCCACGACATTTACCAGATCCTTGCCATCGTCCAGAAAATCGCCATACTTAATGAGGGAAAGATAGAGGTCATCGGAACCCCGGCGGAGATTAAAACATCGGCAGATCCTTTGGTAAGACAATTTTTCCAGGAAATTCCTTTGGAGCCTTTATGA